CCAACCATTCACAATATTTAATAGTACGTGCCTTAAGCGACCGTTTCCAGAATATTTGTGTGGTGGGCGATGATGCACAGAGTATTTATGCCTTTAGGGGGGCAAATATTAATAACATTTTAAATTTCCAGAAAGATTACGATAATGTACAAATGTACAGGCTGGAACAGAATTACCGTTCTACCAAAAACATAGTAGAAGCTGCGAACTCCATAATAGATAAAAACCAAACCAAACTGGATAAAATAGTTTGGACGGCGAATGATGAAGGACCACGAATAAAAGTACACCGTAGCCTTACCGATGGCGAAGAGGGACGTTTTGTTGCCAGTAGCATATTTGAGCTTAAAATGCGTGAGCAACTTAAAAATGGAAGCTTTGCCATATTGTATCGTACCAATGCACAGTCCCGCGCCATGGAGGATGCACTGCGTAAGCGCGATATACCCTATCGTATTTACGGAGGGCTTTCGTTTTACCAACGTAAAGAAATTAAAGATGTATTAGCCTACCTCCGTTTGGTAATTAACCCTAAAGATGAGGAGGCACTAATGCGTGTTATAAACTACCCTGCAAGGGGTATAGGCAACACAACGCTAGAAAAACTTACGGTAGCTGCTAACCATTACGGGCGTACTGTATTTGATGTGATGGAAAATTTAGACCGAATTGATTTAAAATTAAATTCGGGTACAAAAAACAAGTTGCAAGACTTTGTAACGATGATAAAAAGTTTTCAGGTAATCGATCAGTCGCAAGATGCGTTTTTTTTAGCCGAACACATTACCAAGAAAACAGGATTAATACAGGAACTTAAAAAAGATGCTACGCCAGAGGGTATTGCGCGTATTGAAAACATTGAGGAGTTATTAAATGGTATTCGTGATTTTATTGAAGGGCAAAAAGAGGTAGATGGCGCACGTGGCTCGTTAGCTGAATTTTTGGAGGATGTAGCCTTAGCTACCGACCTTGATAAAGATACGGGCGATGATGATAGGGTAGCCCTTATGACTATTCATCTTGCTAAAGGACTTGAATTTCCCTATGTTTTTATAGTAGGTATGGAGGAAGATTTATTTCCGAGCGCCATGAGTATGAATACGCGTAGCGAACTGGAGGAGGAGCGCCGCTTGTTTTATGTAGCACTTACCCGTGCCGAACATCAGGCATACCTTACCTATGCGCAATCGCGTTACCGTTGGGGCAAACTGGTAGATAGCGAACCATCGCGTTTTATTGAGGAGATTACAGATAAATACCTAGAGTATATTACCCCTATTGAAACGGGTTACAAATACAAACCAAGAATTAATACCGATATTTTTGGCGATATAGATAAATCCAAACTAAGGCAGAATAAACCTACTAATGGTACACCACCCAAATGGGTTACAGGTAACGAGCCAAAACCCGATTCGAATATTCGTAAATTAAAACCCATGTCACGACCTGCACCGCAAGGCAACAATGCAACCGATACAAAATTGGCTGTGGGTAATGTAGTAATGCACGAGCGTTTTGGTAAAGGACAAGTACTTAACCTAGAAGGGGTAGGAGGCGATAAAAAAGCTGAAATTAAATTTGAAGTAGGTGGTATTAAAAAATTACTATTGCGCTTTGCCAAATTGGATGTTGTAGGGTAATTAGCATTCAATCATATTCGTATTCTCCCTAGATAGTTTCCATTTTCAAAAAGTAGTATCCTACCACTTTCATTATCATAGACACCTAAATCATTTTCAAATAGTGTTGTATATTTTTTTATAAGGTCACTTTTATAATATTTGGTATCTATGCCGAATATAGGTTTTTCAATATCGTAATATTGTACTAGCTCTTTACCATCGTAATATTCTGCTACTACAAATAAATCAGCTTTATTTTCATTGCAAAAAGCTTGTAATAAGTTTGGCGGCACACATTGGTCAGAAGGACAATGAGGATCCCAAATATAAACTATTGCATCGTTACAACTATTTAGGCATTCTTTTAATTGTAGTGCGTTTATAATATACACTTTGGGTTCAACACTATATTCTAGCACGCAAATATTCGAAATACTATCTGTATTTATCAACAAATTAGGGTAATCTTTTTTCGTTTTATCATAATAGCTATAAAAACCTTTTAACGGTTCGCTTGGAGGTTTTATTTTTATGAGTTGGCATGAACTAAATAAAAGTAGCAATAAACCCGAAATTGTAAATTTCATCATAATAATCAGTATAGTAGGTTGTTTTTCTAAAGTGACAACAAAAGGCGTAATTAATATTACGCCCTTTAGTTGAATTAAATTTTTGATGCTAAAATTTTATAACCACCATGGCTTCCTATTGAAGTATCAAATTGATATTGACCTTTGTGCAAAATCAATAAATTACTTGCATTTATATCGTTATCTATATGAAACACTGTTTTGTTATTTATAGCATCGGCTTCTTCTTGCTTAGAAGGATTTAACTCTACATTTAGATACCCATTACCAGTAACGGGATTAATAATCACTGGTATGTATCCATCAGCTACAACTTCTCCAGTATCGCAGTCAACTATTTCTTCGTTGCTATTAACGCAACAGAAAAAACACGATTCAGCTTCACAAAATCCCCACCCTCTATCACAATCGTGTATTTCTCTTCCCCATCTTCCATCCCAAGTAGTAAAAAATAAATAGAAAGTTACATCGGGTTCGGGTTCAGATTTCAGCATCATTTCGTTTGCCGATTCATCTTGTACAGTTACACTATCTTGCTCACAACTTGTTAACGAAATTAGGGAAAATACTGTTAGCGTAAGCATTAAAAATAATTTTTTCATTTGTATTTAAATTAAACAATAAACGTTTACTTTCAGAGCTTTTAGGTCGCTGTTTCAACTTTTCCGACCTCAGTACATAATTTTCAGATAGTGTTATTACTAACCATTCCGTCATATTTCAATGATTAAAACTTTAGAAACTATTGTAAAATAGTTGGGGTGAAGAAATAATTTTTTGTTGGATTAATCGGATTATCAGGCAATGTTAATCTTTAAACGAAATACCGATAATCAAAGCTATAAAAAAAAAGAATTATAAATCGTAATTATTTTATTTTTTATCTAATTTTTAATTTTAAATAGTAAAAAATAAAACACTATTAATGTTTTGGCATTATGTTTTCAAAAATTTAACTTTGTTTCTTAATAAAACTGTATCTTACTATGGCACAATTTATAAAAATATATCCTGAAAATCCTAATGAAAAGGAAATAGCCAAAGTAATAAAGATATTACGTAATGGTGGCTTAATAATTTACCCTACCGATACGGTTTATGGTTTTGGTTGTGATATTACCAATACAAAAGCACTAGAGCGTATAGCACGAATTAAGGGGATAAAACTGGATAAGGCTAACTTCTCGTTTGTTTGCCACGACCTAAGTAATATATCCGATTACGTAAAGCAAATAGATACAAGTACTTTTAAAATACTAAAGCGTTCGTTACCTGGCCCCTACACGTTTATATTACCAGGGAATAATAATTTACCAAAGGAGTTTAAAAAGAAAAAAACGGTTGGTATTAGGGTACCCGAAAATAATATTGCACTCGAAATTGTTAGGCAATTGGGTAACCCCATAGTTTCGTCGTCCATACATGATGATGATGCGGTTTTGGAATACTCTACCGACCCTGAATTGATATTTGAAAAATGGCAGGGTGTGGTTGATGCTGTAATTGATGGGGGGTATGGTGATAATATAGCTTCTACTATTATAGATTTATCGGGTGATGAGCCTGTTGTAGTAAGAGAGGGCAAGGGTGACCCCAATATTTTTTAAAATGCCATTTTTTTAGGAGCACTATACTTTTTATACAAATATTCTGAAAATAACAAAATAAACAAAGGCACTAATATTAAAAACAAGCGTACCTACATTGTTTTTAATATTGGTTATCCTTATACTATTTATATTACATACTATTTATTAGCTTTTTTTCAGATGCTTTATTATTTGTTCGGCAAGCTCTGTACCAATACGGTCCTGTGCCTCCAGTGTGGCTGCACCAATATGCGGCGTAAGCGATATTTTAGGGTGCATTAATACCTGTATGGCTGGTTTAGGTTCTTCTTCAAAAACATCCAATCCCGCAAAAGCTACTTTTCCAGAATCCAGTGCTTCTATAAGGGCTACTTCCTCTATAACGCCACCACGTGCTGTATTAATAATACCTAAACCGTCTTTCATTAATTTAAATTCGTTGGTACTAATTAAATATCCTTTTTGCGCAGGAACATGAACGGAGATAAAATCGGATGTTTTTAGGATGGTTTCGTTGGAAGCGGAGGGAAATTTTATATTTATAAACTGACCGTTATAAAAGTCAATTCTAACATCTTCTGTACCGCTTTCCTCTCCCGAAACAATAACGTGCATACCCAAACCAAGTGCCATAC
The Flavobacterium litorale genome window above contains:
- a CDS encoding L-threonylcarbamoyladenylate synthase, which gives rise to MAQFIKIYPENPNEKEIAKVIKILRNGGLIIYPTDTVYGFGCDITNTKALERIARIKGIKLDKANFSFVCHDLSNISDYVKQIDTSTFKILKRSLPGPYTFILPGNNNLPKEFKKKKTVGIRVPENNIALEIVRQLGNPIVSSSIHDDDAVLEYSTDPELIFEKWQGVVDAVIDGGYGDNIASTIIDLSGDEPVVVREGKGDPNIF
- a CDS encoding ATP-dependent helicase, whose translation is MQKYISQLNEAQQAPTLQKDGPMIVIAGAGSGKTRVLTMRIAYLMSQGVDAFNILALTFTNKAAREMKNRIADIVGSSEAKNLWMGTFHSVFAKILRFEADKLGFPSNFTIYDTQDSVRLISAIIKEMQLDKDVYKPKQVLNRISSYKNSLITVKAYYNDPELQEADAMAKKPRLGEIYEQYVERCFKAGAMDFDDLLLRTNELLNRFPEVLMKYQNRFKYILVDEYQDTNHSQYLIVRALSDRFQNICVVGDDAQSIYAFRGANINNILNFQKDYDNVQMYRLEQNYRSTKNIVEAANSIIDKNQTKLDKIVWTANDEGPRIKVHRSLTDGEEGRFVASSIFELKMREQLKNGSFAILYRTNAQSRAMEDALRKRDIPYRIYGGLSFYQRKEIKDVLAYLRLVINPKDEEALMRVINYPARGIGNTTLEKLTVAANHYGRTVFDVMENLDRIDLKLNSGTKNKLQDFVTMIKSFQVIDQSQDAFFLAEHITKKTGLIQELKKDATPEGIARIENIEELLNGIRDFIEGQKEVDGARGSLAEFLEDVALATDLDKDTGDDDRVALMTIHLAKGLEFPYVFIVGMEEDLFPSAMSMNTRSELEEERRLFYVALTRAEHQAYLTYAQSRYRWGKLVDSEPSRFIEEITDKYLEYITPIETGYKYKPRINTDIFGDIDKSKLRQNKPTNGTPPKWVTGNEPKPDSNIRKLKPMSRPAPQGNNATDTKLAVGNVVMHERFGKGQVLNLEGVGGDKKAEIKFEVGGIKKLLLRFAKLDVVG